The DNA region TGACCTTCAGATTGCGATTGAGCTTTCTCGCCTCCTCGATGAGCTGAAGCCCGGTCATAACGGGCATGGATATGTCCGTAATGAGGATGTCGACCGGGATGATCATCATTTTGTCCAGCGCCTGGCGCCCGTTCTCGGCATGCCCTACAATCTCAATTCCATACTTGGACCAATCCACGACATCATATAATCCTTCAATAATAAACGGTTCATCATCGACGATAAATACTTTATACAACTCGGTTCAGCTCCTCTTCTGTAACCGGAATACGGATCGTTACGACCGTACCTTCGTCCGGCTCGCTTTGGATGTCCAATTCGTAGGCTTGTCCATAGGTCAGCTTCATGCGTTCGTTCACGCTCCGCAGACCGAATGACTCCCCGCTCGATTCGGCCAGTGCAAGCCTGGCTCTGATCTCCTCGAGCTGCTCCGGCCCGATTCCTTTACCGTTATCCCGAATCTCGATCCAAATCTCTGTATCCTTCAGCTCCGCGGTTATCGAGAGCACATTGTCGTCCCGCTCGCTCCGGAGGCCGTGGACGATATAATTCTCGATCAGCGGCTGCAGCGACATTTTGATCATCGGCACATCCTTGATCTGCTCGTCACAATACATTTTATAAATGTATTTGTCCTTGTACCGAATGCGGAACAGCTCCAGATAAAGCCGGCATGCCTCCAGCTCATCCTTCAGCGTGTATCTCGCTTTATGCTGAACGATATTTTTGAACAGCATGGACAGGCTGTAGATCATGTCCCCGACGTCCTGAGCCCCTTGCGACAAGGCCCTCATCCGGATCACTTCAAGCGTGTTGTATAGAAAATGCGGATTGATCCTCGCCTGCAGCGCGGACAGCTCCGCGTTCTTCTGGTTGATCTCGGCTTTATAGACCTGGTCGATATACCTCGTCAGCTTGTCGAGCATTTCGTTGAAACTGCTGGAAATCTGCCCGAGCTGATCCTCCTTCGCATCCTGGATCCGGGCCACAAAATCCCCCTTCTCGACCTTGCGCATGAACCGGATGATGTTATTGGTCCGCTTCGAGTAGTTGACGATCATGAGCGATGGAATGGACACCGCAACTACAATGCACAGCAGCGCCGTCGCAATGATCGTGTTCCGCAGCCCTTCGAAGGCGCCGGCAATGACGCGTTTGGGCGTAACGCCGACGACCGTGTAGCCGGCTTGACTGTGCACGGCGGTGGTCACATACGATTCCTCTTCCAGCGCAGCGGTATCCTTCACTTTCCCCAGTTGGTCCGTGTAAGGATATTTCTGTCCGTAGTATTTTCCCGAAGAGTCAAACATGACCTGGCCGTCCCCCGACAGAATCATGACATAGCCCTTCATTTCGGTTTCATTGCTTCGCAGGACCCTATCCAGCGCTTCCGTCCGGTACAGTACGAGGAGCTGGCCCAGATTCTTGTATGTGGTCATGTCATTGATCGG from Paenibacillus ihbetae includes:
- a CDS encoding cache domain-containing sensor histidine kinase encodes the protein MSPAGLYRKYIKNNMFTKILLLIAVIAVITIVALSYLMYYFLFQSAVRSELDIQRGAVERVERYVDQKYENVQSYVNELYRNSSLGLDASYFLMNSFNEYMVKRMDRIVDSTQSNTDSVLAYFKQRLDDDPDIQNIMLYSAEEQYVYVYKQGSMTRLYQANATRSYIPDVMAMETQSVTLPNLWLRKLTGDASVPLISIRSPINDMTTYKNLGQLLVLYRTEALDRVLRSNETEMKGYVMILSGDGQVMFDSSGKYYGQKYPYTDQLGKVKDTAALEEESYVTTAVHSQAGYTVVGVTPKRVIAGAFEGLRNTIIATALLCIVVAVSIPSLMIVNYSKRTNNIIRFMRKVEKGDFVARIQDAKEDQLGQISSSFNEMLDKLTRYIDQVYKAEINQKNAELSALQARINPHFLYNTLEVIRMRALSQGAQDVGDMIYSLSMLFKNIVQHKARYTLKDELEACRLYLELFRIRYKDKYIYKMYCDEQIKDVPMIKMSLQPLIENYIVHGLRSERDDNVLSITAELKDTEIWIEIRDNGKGIGPEQLEEIRARLALAESSGESFGLRSVNERMKLTYGQAYELDIQSEPDEGTVVTIRIPVTEEELNRVV